The following coding sequences are from one Armatimonadota bacterium window:
- the fusA gene encoding elongation factor G has protein sequence MSRQSHLEKTRNIGIAAHIDAGKTTTTERILFYSGKIHRMGEVHDGTATMDWMAQEQERGITITSAATTCLWKDHTINIIDTPGHVDFTVEVERSMRVLDGVIAVFCAVGGVQPQSETVWRQANKYRVPKLAFVNKMDRLGADFYRVVERMRERLGANAVPVQIPIGAESVFKGFVDLIHMTATVYRDDVDGESEQIDVPEDLVITALEHREHMIEALADVNEELMEKYLEGRKVTADEIAAAIRLGTVSGKIVPVLCGSAFKNKGVRALVDAVVDYLPSPLDIDAVVGVNPKSGASEERAPSDEEPFAALAFKIMTDPYVGKLTFLRSYSGTLTKGSYVFNANSGRRERIGRILRMHANHREDMDEVHAGDIVAAVGLQSTVTGDTLCAEKSPIVLESIDFPDPVISIAIEPKTKADQDKLSAALGRLSSEDPTFRIRTDEETGQTIIAGMGELHLEIIIDRLFREFNVEANHGRPQVAYKETITVSAKGEGRYVRQTGGRGQYGHCVIEISPLPAGAGFEFVNSLVGGSIPREYVSPIESGIKEALESGLLAGYPVVDVKVTLLDGSYHEVDSSEVAFKIAGSMAVKAALTKGRSALKEPVMAVEVVTPESFMGDVIGDLNSRRGHIHGMEPGHGGTQVIKAEVPLAEMFGYATGLRSLTQGRASYTMEPSKYQEVPKTVAEELVAKTQGRQLVTR, from the coding sequence GTGTCGAGGCAATCTCACCTGGAGAAAACACGAAATATCGGGATCGCCGCCCACATAGACGCCGGTAAGACAACCACTACCGAGCGGATATTGTTCTACTCCGGCAAGATTCACCGCATGGGTGAGGTGCACGACGGCACGGCTACCATGGACTGGATGGCTCAGGAGCAGGAGCGTGGGATCACGATCACCTCGGCGGCCACCACCTGTCTGTGGAAGGATCACACGATAAACATCATTGACACCCCCGGGCACGTGGATTTCACCGTTGAGGTCGAGAGGTCCATGCGCGTGCTGGATGGAGTCATTGCGGTCTTCTGCGCGGTCGGCGGGGTTCAGCCGCAGTCTGAGACGGTCTGGCGTCAGGCGAACAAGTATCGCGTGCCGAAGCTCGCGTTTGTCAACAAGATGGACCGCCTGGGCGCGGATTTCTACCGAGTGGTGGAGCGTATGCGAGAGCGCCTGGGCGCGAATGCCGTTCCGGTGCAGATACCGATCGGCGCGGAGAGCGTCTTCAAGGGGTTTGTGGACCTCATTCACATGACGGCTACGGTGTACAGAGACGATGTTGACGGTGAGTCGGAGCAGATCGATGTCCCTGAGGACCTCGTGATTACTGCCCTCGAGCACAGGGAGCATATGATTGAGGCGCTGGCCGATGTGAACGAGGAGTTGATGGAGAAGTATCTCGAAGGCCGGAAGGTTACCGCCGACGAGATCGCCGCGGCGATAAGGTTGGGCACTGTGTCGGGCAAAATAGTGCCCGTGTTATGTGGCTCTGCGTTCAAGAACAAGGGTGTTCGGGCGCTGGTGGATGCGGTCGTAGACTACCTCCCGTCGCCGCTCGATATTGATGCGGTTGTCGGGGTTAACCCGAAGTCCGGAGCCTCGGAAGAGAGAGCGCCGTCAGACGAAGAGCCGTTTGCGGCTCTTGCGTTCAAGATCATGACGGATCCGTATGTCGGAAAGCTGACATTCCTGCGGTCCTACTCCGGGACGTTGACTAAGGGGTCATATGTCTTCAACGCCAACAGCGGTCGGCGTGAGCGGATAGGACGCATCCTGCGTATGCATGCTAACCATCGCGAGGACATGGACGAGGTCCACGCGGGCGACATCGTAGCTGCGGTCGGCCTGCAGTCCACCGTGACCGGAGATACGCTCTGTGCTGAGAAGAGTCCGATCGTGCTGGAGTCCATAGATTTTCCCGATCCGGTCATCTCGATCGCGATCGAGCCGAAGACCAAGGCCGACCAGGACAAGCTCTCGGCGGCCCTGGGGAGGCTGTCCTCCGAGGATCCGACATTCCGGATCAGAACGGACGAGGAGACGGGCCAGACGATCATCGCCGGGATGGGCGAGTTGCATCTCGAGATCATCATAGACCGCCTTTTCCGGGAGTTCAACGTCGAGGCAAATCACGGTAGGCCCCAGGTTGCCTATAAGGAGACTATCACCGTCTCGGCCAAGGGTGAGGGCAGGTACGTACGGCAGACCGGTGGGCGCGGGCAGTACGGGCACTGCGTCATTGAGATTTCTCCTCTGCCTGCGGGAGCGGGATTTGAGTTCGTCAATTCACTAGTCGGCGGCTCGATACCTAGGGAATACGTCTCGCCGATTGAATCCGGCATCAAGGAAGCGCTCGAGTCGGGTTTGTTGGCCGGCTATCCCGTTGTAGACGTCAAAGTCACGCTTCTGGACGGCTCTTACCATGAAGTTGACTCGTCCGAGGTGGCCTTCAAGATCGCCGGGTCCATGGCGGTCAAGGCCGCTCTGACGAAGGGGCGTTCCGCGTTGAAGGAGCCCGTGATGGCGGTCGAGGTGGTCACGCCGGAGTCATTCATGGGCGACGTCATTGGCGACCTGAACTCCAGGCGCGGTCACATTCACGGAATGGAGCCGGGTCACGGCGGCACCCAGG